The DNA segment AGAGTTCTGGGTTCTCAGATCTTTCCCTAAAACTTGGATAGCGCTCTCTTAAATCTCTATAAATCTTCATATACCTACCTGCTTGTCTCATCATCCATACTGGAGGCCTATTAACTTTCTTGCCTAAAGCAGCAGATAGTAAAAGTGGTAAATTCTCACCCATTTTTAGAGTTCAATATGTTTTTAAAAGAAAAAATAAAAAATCTTTAACTTAAAAAGTTTACAACGTGGAGCAGATTAAAATCGTTGATGTGAAGAATTAAATGAAATTAACTAATTAAAAAGCTTTTTTATTTCTTTAGCTGATGCTTAAAGATACTTACACTTAGTGGTGGGAGAGCAATTTCAAGAGCATTTTCATAATTGTGAATATTATATTTTAGGGTGTCCTTACCTCCCATATTCCCTTTGTTACTTCCTCCATATTTAGATCCATCTGAATTAAAAATCTCCTTATAGTATCCTTCTAATGGAACACCTATCTTATATGATTCGTGAAAATTAGGGGTAAAGTTTGCTATAACCACAAGCCATTCATTACTTTCATTTTCCCTTCTCATAAAACTAATAACTGAATTAGAGGTGTCATCGCAATCTATCCATTGAAATCCATAAGGATCAAAGTCATTTTTCCATAAAGATGGCTCATTTTTATAAAGTTTATTTAAGTCATCAATAAGGTTTCTAATACCTTTGTGGGGTTCATATTCTAGAAGTTCCCATTGAAGATCATCCCAAACATTCCATTCTTGCCTTTGTCCAAATTCCATTCCCATAAAAATTGTCTTTTTACCAGGATGTGTCCACATATAAGTTAATAAAGCTCTTGTATTCGCAAATTTTTTCCAATCATCTCCTGGCATTTTATGTAGAAGGTGACTTTTCCCATGAACAACCTCATCATGGCTAAGAGCAAGCATAAAATTTTCGGTATAGTTATAAGTTATCGAAAAGGTCACGCTATTTTGATGAAATTGTCTAAACCAAGGGTCTATTTCAAAATAATCGAGCATATCGTGCATCCACCCCATATTCCACTTTAAATTGAAACCTAAACCTCCTACATTTGTTGGCTCTGTAACCATTGGCCAAGTAGTGGATTCTTCAGCAATAGATAGTGCTCCCGGGAAATGTTGAAAAAGGACATGATTTGCTTGCTGAAGAAATTTAACAGCTTCTAAATTTTCATTTCCACCATTTTCATTTGGAATCCATTCTCCTTCTGGACGTAAATAATCTCTGTATAACATTGAAGCTACAGCATCTACTCTTATTCCATCAATATGAAATTCTTCAAACCAATAAATAAGATTTGCTACTAAAAAATTCCTTACTTCATTTCTACTGTAGTTAAAAATTAAAGTTCCCCATTCTTTATGTTCTCCAATACGAGGATCACCATGCTCATAAAGATGACAACCATCAAAGAAAGCTAAACCATGTTTATCTTTTGGGAAATGGCCAGGAACCCAGTCTAGAATGACACCTATGCCCTCTGCATGGCATTTATTTATAAACTCTTTAAATTCATTTGGAGTTCCATATCTACTTGTTGGGGCATACCAACCTGTAACTTGATATCCCCATGAACCATCAAAAGGATGTTCTGAAATAGGCATTAATTCGATATGAGTAAATCCTCTTTCTTTCACATATGGGATAAGCTTTTCGGTTAATTCAGGATAAGTTAAAAACCTTGTCCCAGGCTTTAAATCTGCTGCGGGTACTGGATGTCTTGGGTTGCCATTTTTTTCAATATACTTATTATCGGTTGAATCATGCATCCAACTTCCAAGATGCATCTCATAAACTGAAATAGGTTTGTTAATTTGACTTGATGAATCTCTACTAGTGATCCAAGAACTATCTTCCCAATTGAAGTTGTTGAGTTTAGATATTATTGAGCCATTTTGGGGCCTTACTTCATGAAGAAAACCATATGGGTCTGCTTTTTCATAAATATGCCCTTGTTGAGTTCTTATTTCATATTTATAAACATCTCCTTCCTTCAATATTGGCATAAATAATTCCCAAACTCCACCCAGCCTTTTTTGCATAGGATGATGTCTACCGTCCCAAGAATTTATATCTCCGATTATTGAGATTGATTTTGCATTTGGTGCCCAAATACAGAACATTACACCTTTTTGATTTATATCTTCACTGATATGGGCACCCATTTTCTTCCAAATATGATGGTGATTACCCTCTGCAAAAAGGTGCCTATCGACCTCCCCCATCCATTCATCCTTAAAAGCCCATGGGTCTTGTTGTGAATGAGAAACTCCTCCTCTCAATACATTTATTTGATAATTATTTTTTGGGTCTT comes from the Prochlorococcus marinus str. MIT 9515 genome and includes:
- the glgB gene encoding 1,4-alpha-glucan branching protein GlgB, coding for MKETIQTDWIKSEAFNLENCCNDNPLNILGPHFFKGKWVTRVWMPEADEVNITFKDKTYKTTTPNHKWMFEAILHEDPKNNYQINVLRGGVSHSQQDPWAFKDEWMGEVDRHLFAEGNHHHIWKKMGAHISEDINQKGVMFCIWAPNAKSISIIGDINSWDGRHHPMQKRLGGVWELFMPILKEGDVYKYEIRTQQGHIYEKADPYGFLHEVRPQNGSIISKLNNFNWEDSSWITSRDSSSQINKPISVYEMHLGSWMHDSTDNKYIEKNGNPRHPVPAADLKPGTRFLTYPELTEKLIPYVKERGFTHIELMPISEHPFDGSWGYQVTGWYAPTSRYGTPNEFKEFINKCHAEGIGVILDWVPGHFPKDKHGLAFFDGCHLYEHGDPRIGEHKEWGTLIFNYSRNEVRNFLVANLIYWFEEFHIDGIRVDAVASMLYRDYLRPEGEWIPNENGGNENLEAVKFLQQANHVLFQHFPGALSIAEESTTWPMVTEPTNVGGLGFNLKWNMGWMHDMLDYFEIDPWFRQFHQNSVTFSITYNYTENFMLALSHDEVVHGKSHLLHKMPGDDWKKFANTRALLTYMWTHPGKKTIFMGMEFGQRQEWNVWDDLQWELLEYEPHKGIRNLIDDLNKLYKNEPSLWKNDFDPYGFQWIDCDDTSNSVISFMRRENESNEWLVVIANFTPNFHESYKIGVPLEGYYKEIFNSDGSKYGGSNKGNMGGKDTLKYNIHNYENALEIALPPLSVSIFKHQLKK